The proteins below are encoded in one region of Candidatus Cloacimonadota bacterium:
- a CDS encoding glycosyltransferase, with protein sequence MSRIKVLHIISSLGRGGKERQLYELLKVLGAQIDLYLLVLHQNLSYPIAGLGIPYYTFSSAQRKQIGTYRAVNDRIYKISPDVIHYWDAVSSCYAFAGRVVSRYVLIDGSIRYAGKLKASLPAKLLKATRFMLADRIVANSMAGLRVEGLAASRKACTIHNGMDISRFDIDPGFSAQAMGLDNNMVKIVMVAGFRPAKDHATLVKAAASLCAQYNKLQFVLIGDGEWKNSVQHMIPVEISDKVLFLGNREDVEQILLRCDIGVLLNNTRGHAEGLSNSIMEYMAAGLPVVATNAGGTPELVVDGVTGYLVNSFNTDELIQRLKTLINSIDLRNRFGRAGRQRIELDFSLDLMAKKYLALYQELAGSCK encoded by the coding sequence GTGAGCCGCATCAAAGTACTCCACATTATCTCCAGTTTGGGCAGGGGAGGTAAAGAACGCCAGCTCTATGAGCTACTGAAAGTTCTGGGTGCCCAAATTGATTTATACCTGTTAGTCCTTCACCAAAACTTGTCTTATCCAATCGCAGGGCTTGGGATCCCCTATTATACCTTTAGTTCCGCTCAAAGAAAACAGATTGGCACATATAGGGCTGTAAATGATAGGATTTATAAAATAAGTCCTGATGTTATCCATTACTGGGATGCCGTAAGCTCATGCTATGCTTTTGCCGGGCGTGTCGTTTCGAGATATGTATTGATAGATGGATCAATCAGATATGCTGGAAAACTGAAAGCTTCATTGCCGGCCAAACTACTCAAAGCGACTAGATTTATGCTTGCGGATCGCATTGTTGCAAACAGCATGGCCGGGCTGCGTGTGGAAGGCTTGGCTGCATCCAGGAAAGCTTGCACTATCCATAATGGCATGGATATCTCCAGATTTGATATTGATCCAGGTTTTTCTGCCCAAGCAATGGGCTTGGACAATAACATGGTAAAAATTGTCATGGTGGCCGGATTCCGCCCGGCCAAGGACCACGCGACCCTAGTTAAGGCCGCAGCGTCATTGTGTGCCCAGTATAATAAGCTCCAATTTGTCCTGATCGGAGATGGGGAATGGAAAAATTCAGTGCAGCATATGATCCCTGTTGAGATAAGTGACAAAGTTCTATTCTTGGGAAACAGGGAAGATGTTGAACAGATCCTGTTGCGTTGTGATATCGGAGTCCTGCTCAATAACACGCGAGGCCATGCCGAGGGCTTATCCAACTCCATAATGGAATACATGGCCGCCGGGTTGCCAGTTGTGGCAACCAATGCCGGAGGAACACCGGAATTGGTGGTAGATGGAGTTACTGGATATCTTGTGAATAGCTTCAACACTGATGAGTTGATCCAGAGATTGAAAACCCTGATCAACTCAATCGATTTGCGGAATCGCTTTGGCAGGGCGGGCCGTCAACGAATTGAGTTGGATTTTAGCTTGGACCTGATGGCAAAAAAATATCTTGCGCTTTACCAAGAATTGGCCGGATCCTGTAAATGA
- a CDS encoding DUF354 domain-containing protein → MRIWVDITNTPHVHFLHPIIRHLGQKHEVFVTARDFSETIPLLMAKGLNPIVLGDHKGKSKLKKAMGLVSRVFLLHKTIPEFDVSISIGGQIASLVAYLRRKQSIVFTDNDISYKFHVYKIAKYFIFPAFFDVKNVLLKAKGSARVFQYDGFKEQIYLADFKPDPSFLESLPFDEFLVLRPENLKASYVPANTRSIVPELLHSLQDHHILYLPRYPEERKQANGYANVYMPDQQISGLDACYYSQAVLTGAGTFAREAALLGKPSVSFFPGVRLLSVDKVMVEQGLMFHSRSLEDIVDYINNPPKLRDIASGNDKVQAEVFTMLDNILVEID, encoded by the coding sequence ATGAGAATTTGGGTTGATATCACAAACACCCCCCACGTTCATTTCCTACATCCAATAATTCGGCATCTTGGACAGAAGCATGAAGTATTTGTTACGGCGAGAGACTTTTCCGAGACCATACCCCTGCTAATGGCAAAAGGTTTGAACCCGATAGTCCTAGGTGACCATAAAGGAAAATCCAAGCTTAAAAAGGCTATGGGTTTGGTATCCAGGGTTTTTCTGCTTCATAAGACTATCCCCGAATTTGACGTCAGTATTTCCATCGGCGGCCAGATAGCATCATTGGTTGCCTATCTGAGAAGAAAGCAGTCGATCGTCTTTACGGATAATGACATTTCATATAAATTCCACGTTTACAAAATTGCAAAATACTTCATATTTCCTGCCTTTTTTGATGTAAAAAATGTTTTATTGAAAGCCAAAGGATCTGCTAGGGTTTTTCAATATGATGGCTTCAAGGAGCAGATTTATTTAGCAGATTTTAAACCCGATCCTTCATTTTTAGAATCCCTGCCTTTCGATGAGTTTTTGGTGCTCAGGCCTGAGAACCTGAAAGCTTCTTATGTGCCAGCTAATACCAGATCCATAGTTCCTGAACTGCTACACTCATTACAGGATCATCATATTCTATATTTGCCCCGATATCCAGAAGAGCGAAAGCAAGCCAATGGCTATGCTAACGTATATATGCCCGATCAGCAGATCAGTGGACTAGACGCGTGCTATTACAGTCAGGCCGTTTTGACAGGGGCCGGTACTTTTGCCCGTGAAGCAGCTTTGTTGGGTAAACCATCAGTTAGTTTTTTCCCTGGGGTTAGATTGTTATCTGTTGACAAAGTTATGGTTGAGCAAGGCTTGATGTTTCATTCAAGGTCGTTGGAAGACATAGTTGATTACATTAACAATCCCCCCAAATTAAGAGATATAGCTTCGGGGAATGATAAGGTGCAAGCAGAGGTGTTTACTATGTTGGATAATATACTTGTGGAGATTGATTGA
- a CDS encoding CapA family protein, which yields MVNIAFGHPESCDLFITGDFCPVSDHLNHELKLEAELTATLQRARLRSVNLECPITSQLQAIKKTGPALKAPASALALFKVLGINLVNLANNHMMDYGMEGAKDTLASLEGLGILHAGLGRVGDESSPVAEIGSRRVAFVSFTENELSTLVRQNLRAHPLDHYFQLRQIRQAKASADYVVVQYHGGAEGYPYPSPGQKRYARYMVELGASLVVCHHSHCYSGFETYQDVPIFYGLGNFYFPKDYEPASFYTGLGLCVNFQETPRVNVIGVKLDINSGTLSSSIEDTRVVADSIVKLNAIINSDTKLQTEWDHFCAATKRSSLSALDHHPRINKLLIKIGVKKDVSNWATLGLLNRIRCETHRERMLTVLMKVLEEKSEI from the coding sequence ATGGTTAATATCGCCTTTGGTCACCCTGAAAGTTGCGATCTGTTCATTACCGGTGATTTTTGCCCTGTTTCAGACCATCTGAACCACGAACTTAAGCTTGAAGCAGAATTAACGGCTACTTTGCAAAGAGCCCGTTTGAGATCTGTCAATCTTGAATGCCCCATAACCAGCCAGCTTCAAGCGATCAAGAAGACCGGCCCGGCCTTGAAGGCTCCTGCTTCAGCGCTTGCCTTGTTTAAAGTGCTAGGTATAAACTTAGTTAATCTAGCCAATAACCACATGATGGATTATGGAATGGAGGGTGCCAAAGATACTCTAGCTTCTCTCGAGGGATTGGGTATTCTTCATGCCGGGCTTGGCCGAGTAGGGGATGAATCATCTCCAGTGGCCGAGATAGGTAGCCGTCGGGTGGCTTTTGTGAGTTTTACTGAGAATGAGTTGTCGACTCTGGTCAGGCAGAACTTACGTGCTCATCCTCTGGACCATTATTTTCAGCTCAGGCAGATCAGGCAAGCCAAAGCTTCTGCCGACTATGTGGTGGTACAGTATCATGGTGGAGCCGAGGGTTATCCCTATCCCAGTCCGGGCCAGAAACGCTACGCCAGGTATATGGTGGAGTTGGGCGCGTCCCTGGTTGTCTGCCACCACAGCCATTGTTACTCAGGATTTGAAACTTATCAAGATGTGCCGATATTTTACGGACTGGGGAATTTCTATTTCCCCAAAGACTATGAGCCTGCTTCTTTTTACACGGGATTGGGGCTCTGTGTAAACTTCCAAGAAACTCCTCGCGTGAACGTCATTGGAGTGAAGTTGGATATAAACTCTGGAACACTGAGTAGCAGTATTGAAGATACCCGAGTGGTTGCCGACAGCATTGTAAAGCTCAACGCCATTATCAATTCTGATACAAAGCTCCAGACAGAGTGGGATCATTTTTGCGCGGCCACCAAGAGGAGTTCACTCAGCGCTCTTGACCACCACCCGAGGATCAATAAACTACTTATCAAGATAGGAGTTAAAAAAGATGTGTCAAACTGGGCGACTCTTGGCCTTCTGAACAGAATCAGGTGTGAAACGCACAGGGAACGCATGCTCACAGTACTAATGAAAGTGCTGGAGGAGAAAAGCGAGATATGA
- a CDS encoding GxxExxY protein yields the protein MTENDIGYQIRGACFKVHNELGPGLLESAYEAALAFELGSLGLSVETQVPINVLYRGLELGTSYRIDILVEGKVLIELKSVEKLSDLHHKQLLTYLKLANIKLGYLVNFNTDSMKDSIIRHVNNL from the coding sequence ATGACTGAGAATGATATAGGTTATCAGATCCGTGGCGCTTGTTTCAAAGTGCATAATGAGCTGGGTCCTGGTCTGCTTGAATCAGCCTACGAGGCAGCATTAGCGTTTGAATTGGGGAGCCTGGGATTATCGGTTGAGACTCAGGTGCCGATAAATGTACTATATCGGGGTCTTGAACTGGGTACGTCTTACCGGATCGATATCTTGGTGGAGGGGAAAGTGCTCATTGAACTGAAATCGGTCGAAAAGCTGTCCGATCTTCATCACAAGCAGCTCCTCACCTATTTGAAATTAGCAAACATAAAGCTCGGCTATCTGGTCAATTTCAACACAGACTCGATGAAAGACAGCATAATTCGGCATGTTAACAATCTTTAG
- a CDS encoding SDR family oxidoreductase — protein MIYLVTGGAGFIGSNIVRELLNQGQSVRVLDNFATGKRENILPLMKDQQLTMIEGDLRSFHIVRAAVKDVDYILHQGALPSVPRSINDPITSNDVNILGTLNLLEAAKEFGVKRIVCASSSSIYGNSETLPKVETMPVNPMSPYALTKYAQERYCQVFYSLYGLETVSLRYFNVFGPNQDPTSQYSAVIPKFIKLIQQDREPIIYGDGSQSRDFTFVENNVWANIQACTAAKAAGEVINIACGERYTLLDLVQMINAILGKDIQPRFEPERPGDVKHSLAGIEKAKELLRYEVRVDFREGLQRTIDFFK, from the coding sequence ATGATATACTTAGTCACCGGCGGGGCCGGCTTCATCGGCTCCAACATCGTTAGGGAACTGCTTAACCAGGGCCAGTCAGTGCGGGTGCTGGACAACTTTGCCACCGGCAAGCGGGAAAACATCCTGCCCTTGATGAAGGACCAGCAGCTCACGATGATCGAGGGCGACCTGCGCTCTTTCCACATCGTGCGCGCCGCTGTCAAGGACGTGGATTACATCCTGCACCAGGGCGCTCTGCCTTCCGTGCCGCGCTCAATCAACGATCCCATCACCTCCAACGACGTGAACATCCTGGGCACGCTCAACCTGCTGGAAGCGGCCAAGGAATTTGGCGTAAAGCGAATCGTCTGCGCCTCGTCATCCTCGATCTACGGCAACAGCGAAACCCTGCCCAAGGTGGAGACGATGCCGGTGAATCCGATGTCGCCATACGCGCTCACCAAATACGCCCAGGAGCGTTACTGCCAGGTCTTTTACAGCCTCTATGGCCTGGAAACCGTGTCCCTGCGCTACTTCAACGTCTTTGGCCCCAACCAGGACCCCACCTCGCAGTACAGCGCCGTGATCCCCAAGTTCATCAAACTGATCCAGCAGGACCGGGAGCCCATCATCTACGGCGATGGCAGCCAGAGCCGGGACTTCACCTTCGTGGAAAACAACGTCTGGGCCAACATCCAGGCCTGTACAGCGGCCAAGGCTGCCGGCGAGGTGATCAACATCGCCTGCGGGGAGCGCTACACCCTGCTGGACCTGGTGCAAATGATCAACGCTATCCTGGGCAAGGACATCCAGCCGCGCTTCGAACCCGAGCGGCCGGGGGATGTGAAACATTCCTTGGCGGGGATCGAAAAAGCGAAGGAACTGCTGAGATATGAGGTCCGGGTGGACTTCCGTGAAGGCCTCCAGCGCACGATTGATTTTTTTAAATAG
- a CDS encoding sugar transferase produces the protein MHFILKKSRPPRTDPNPTYGPLIRLKRLGQSGRTIYVKKLRTMHPYSEYLQDYVYQANALQEGGKFKNDFRVTSWGRILRALWIDELPQLLNFFKGDLALVGVRALSEHYFSLYPPDMQELRLQLKPGLMPPFYTDLPQTFDEIVESERRYILAKQAKPFSTDWKYFWRGVWNILFNRARSN, from the coding sequence ATGCACTTCATCCTTAAAAAATCAAGACCGCCGCGCACCGATCCCAATCCCACCTACGGTCCGCTCATCCGCCTTAAACGCCTGGGCCAAAGCGGCAGAACCATCTACGTGAAAAAACTCCGCACCATGCATCCTTACAGCGAATACTTGCAGGATTACGTCTATCAGGCCAACGCCCTGCAGGAAGGCGGAAAATTCAAGAACGATTTCCGCGTGACTTCCTGGGGCCGGATCCTGCGCGCGCTCTGGATCGACGAACTGCCCCAGCTGCTCAACTTCTTCAAGGGCGACCTTGCGCTGGTGGGGGTCCGCGCCCTCAGCGAACACTACTTTTCCCTCTATCCACCGGACATGCAGGAACTGCGGCTGCAACTCAAGCCCGGCCTCATGCCGCCTTTTTACACCGACCTGCCCCAAACCTTCGACGAGATCGTGGAATCCGAACGCCGCTACATCCTGGCCAAGCAGGCCAAGCCTTTCTCCACCGACTGGAAATATTTCTGGCGCGGGGTGTGGAACATCCTCTTCAACCGGGCCCGGAGCAACTGA
- a CDS encoding GxxExxY protein — protein MGLIYEDLTEQILAACMEVHNHLGCGLLEAVYAEALEHELRDRSIPYAREQEFPVVYKGLPLNKIYKVDFVCFDKIILELKATDKMLPVHTSQVLNYLKLSNLKLGFVINFGERSLRWERIANLY, from the coding sequence ATGGGCTTGATATACGAAGACTTAACTGAACAGATCCTGGCTGCCTGCATGGAAGTTCATAACCATTTGGGTTGCGGATTGTTGGAGGCCGTGTATGCTGAAGCTTTGGAGCACGAACTGAGGGATCGATCGATACCCTACGCCAGGGAGCAGGAGTTTCCAGTTGTCTATAAGGGTTTGCCCCTGAATAAGATTTATAAAGTGGATTTTGTCTGTTTTGATAAAATTATCTTGGAGCTGAAAGCGACCGATAAGATGCTGCCTGTACACACGAGTCAGGTGCTGAACTATCTTAAGCTTTCAAACTTGAAACTCGGTTTCGTGATCAACTTTGGCGAACGCAGTCTGCGTTGGGAACGCATCGCCAATCTCTATTAA
- a CDS encoding VanZ family protein yields the protein MARIAFWVLLTLLMIINTVPLSDQTSKHLTTRVVKGAQMTRLDFMLHLFSFMVLSIPFTLAQRGKKCVFRSKAICKYASISIACAFAFEMIQLALPYRTLNPKDLVFNLIGAALGIVIVITADATRGIKKLR from the coding sequence TTGGCTAGGATAGCATTCTGGGTTTTGCTGACGTTGCTCATGATCATCAATACCGTACCTCTGAGTGATCAGACAAGCAAGCATTTGACTACGCGAGTTGTTAAAGGTGCGCAAATGACCAGGTTGGACTTCATGCTGCACCTGTTTTCGTTTATGGTTTTGTCGATTCCTTTTACATTGGCTCAGAGGGGAAAGAAGTGCGTTTTTAGATCAAAAGCGATATGCAAATACGCGTCAATTTCAATAGCTTGTGCTTTCGCCTTTGAGATGATCCAATTGGCACTGCCCTACAGGACCTTGAATCCCAAAGACCTGGTGTTTAATCTGATCGGAGCTGCTCTTGGCATAGTGATTGTTATAACTGCTGATGCTACCCGCGGGATCAAAAAATTAAGATGA
- a CDS encoding glycosyltransferase: MRVLFVCSGNSKKFFINPFIAAQADSLVEAGVEIKYFLVKGKGLWGYLRRVFMLRKQLMSKEIDIIHAHYSLSGIMVSLASIKGLGCSSKKIPVVVSLMGSDVKGAGRWLGVIRFLVRWSWDATVVKSRDMKVRLGLESPMVIPNGVNIQIFKPMSGSECRLRLGLSLEKNIILFGADPTRKVKNFPLAEDSVAGMSDRNCQLIALGSVPHAEVPVYLNACDVLLLTSKWEGSPNIVKEAMACGTPVVSTDVGDVRWLLEGLKGCFVTSQDTCDIRQKLERVLDLAGKTGGRERLVELGLDSVSVANRLINLYLDVLGYC, from the coding sequence TTGAGGGTCCTTTTCGTTTGTAGCGGCAATTCCAAGAAATTTTTCATTAATCCCTTCATTGCCGCGCAAGCCGATTCTTTAGTTGAAGCAGGTGTTGAGATTAAATACTTTCTTGTTAAAGGCAAAGGTCTCTGGGGTTATCTGCGGCGTGTTTTTATGCTGCGCAAGCAGTTAATGAGCAAAGAGATCGATATCATCCATGCCCATTATTCCTTATCTGGTATAATGGTATCGCTTGCTTCTATTAAGGGTTTGGGTTGTTCAAGCAAAAAAATTCCTGTTGTAGTCTCCTTGATGGGTAGCGATGTAAAGGGTGCCGGGCGTTGGCTGGGCGTTATCCGATTTCTTGTGAGATGGTCATGGGATGCGACGGTCGTGAAATCCAGAGACATGAAAGTACGCCTTGGCCTGGAATCTCCGATGGTAATCCCCAATGGAGTCAACATACAGATATTCAAACCTATGTCTGGTAGTGAATGTAGGCTAAGGCTTGGTTTGAGCCTGGAGAAAAACATCATACTATTTGGGGCCGACCCCACCCGGAAAGTGAAAAATTTCCCCCTTGCAGAAGACTCAGTTGCAGGGATGTCGGACAGGAACTGCCAACTTATTGCCTTGGGCTCGGTCCCTCATGCTGAAGTGCCAGTATATCTTAATGCCTGTGATGTCCTGCTTCTTACATCAAAGTGGGAGGGTTCGCCCAACATAGTCAAGGAAGCCATGGCGTGTGGTACTCCCGTTGTGAGTACTGATGTGGGTGATGTTAGGTGGCTTCTGGAAGGATTGAAAGGATGTTTTGTAACATCCCAAGACACCTGCGACATAAGGCAGAAATTGGAAAGGGTCCTGGATCTTGCCGGGAAAACCGGTGGTAGGGAGAGATTGGTTGAGCTTGGCTTAGATTCAGTTAGCGTGGCCAACAGACTGATAAACTTATATTTGGATGTATTAGGTTATTGTTAA
- the wecB gene encoding UDP-N-acetylglucosamine 2-epimerase (non-hydrolyzing) encodes MTTLDLIVGARPNFMKMAPLYRALMANRDLYRPAVIHTGQHYDEKMSKLFFQDLGMPEPSAYLQVGSGSHGQQTARIMERYEEYLLFGNKPDLVIVAGDVNSTIACALVAKKLQIPVAHLEAGLRSFDERMPEEINRVLTDRVSDLLLTPSPDADMNLRKEGIARDKIHFVGNIMIDSLVEHLEKAKESCIIRDLGLHDSDEHCLITLHRPSNVDDPEGLSVILKAFAEIGRDQKLVFPMHPRTQKNILKLGLHSLLKSIPNIVITEPVGYLDFLKLEMTSSLILTDSGGVQEESTYLGIPCLTLRENTERPITIIEGTNRLVELDVKSIVEAAQEAGQQPTMVKPKPKFWDGKTASRVVEVIQDWLG; translated from the coding sequence TTGACAACGCTAGACCTGATCGTGGGAGCACGCCCGAATTTCATGAAAATGGCTCCTCTTTATAGGGCGCTTATGGCCAACCGGGATCTATATAGACCTGCTGTTATTCATACCGGGCAGCATTACGATGAGAAGATGTCCAAGCTGTTTTTCCAGGATCTGGGGATGCCGGAACCCAGCGCGTATTTGCAGGTTGGTTCCGGTTCACACGGCCAGCAAACCGCCAGGATCATGGAGCGATATGAAGAGTATCTGCTGTTTGGCAACAAACCTGACCTGGTGATCGTGGCAGGTGATGTTAACTCAACCATAGCCTGCGCCTTGGTGGCAAAAAAACTTCAGATTCCCGTTGCCCATTTGGAAGCTGGCCTGAGAAGCTTCGACGAGAGGATGCCGGAAGAGATAAACAGAGTGCTTACCGATAGGGTATCCGACCTATTACTGACCCCGTCCCCCGACGCGGATATGAATTTGCGCAAGGAAGGAATAGCACGGGATAAGATCCATTTTGTGGGCAATATCATGATCGATTCTCTTGTCGAACATCTCGAGAAAGCAAAAGAATCTTGTATTATACGTGACCTTGGACTTCACGATTCGGATGAACATTGCCTGATAACCCTGCACAGGCCTTCAAATGTGGATGATCCGGAGGGTTTGTCAGTCATCCTAAAAGCTTTTGCCGAAATTGGCAGAGACCAAAAACTAGTTTTCCCCATGCATCCACGCACCCAGAAAAACATCCTGAAGCTTGGTTTGCATTCTTTGCTGAAGAGTATCCCGAACATAGTGATAACTGAGCCTGTTGGATATCTGGACTTCCTTAAACTGGAAATGACTTCCAGCCTGATACTAACTGATTCTGGTGGCGTACAGGAAGAATCGACATATTTGGGCATTCCCTGCCTGACCTTGAGGGAAAACACCGAAAGGCCCATAACAATTATTGAGGGCACCAATAGGCTGGTTGAACTCGATGTAAAGAGCATTGTTGAAGCGGCGCAGGAAGCAGGGCAACAGCCAACCATGGTCAAACCGAAGCCCAAGTTCTGGGACGGGAAAACTGCCAGCCGGGTTGTGGAGGTTATTCAGGATTGGCTAGGATAG
- a CDS encoding CapA family protein, with the protein MKDSYDLLIGGDFAPDCRVEPFNPFGPRLSRLVNLSVYTIINLESPLTDRGKAISKTGRSFRTSPHYAKILKQAGVDCVCLANNHIRDYGDQGVTDTISYCRDAGLDVVGAGRSRSEASLPLIKQIGTQQVAFLNYCEKEFSIADDCQAGANRFDLIDACHDLSNLRGRVDRIIVIYHGGLEYHHYPTLEMRKALLFLLEYGADAIVTHHTHAYSGMEILQGKPVCYGLGNLFFPAKGKTNTSWLTGTIAGLTIEYERVECALLVTGMDNDMQGVDLLSHGNYDKVMDHLAKLSGDIANGTLEKYWSGMYNSMKYDVVTGFAATSKTTLKLRKRLGLKIKRLSKYRTNIWLNSLRCSSHREKMISVLELIQREQER; encoded by the coding sequence ATGAAGGATTCATATGATTTATTGATCGGTGGGGATTTCGCTCCGGATTGCCGGGTGGAACCATTCAACCCATTTGGCCCCAGGTTATCCAGATTGGTAAACTTATCTGTCTACACGATCATAAACCTTGAGTCTCCATTAACAGACCGCGGCAAGGCTATCTCAAAAACAGGAAGGAGCTTCAGAACCAGCCCCCATTATGCAAAGATATTGAAACAAGCAGGGGTGGATTGTGTTTGTCTGGCCAACAATCACATACGTGATTATGGGGATCAAGGCGTTACGGATACAATCAGCTACTGCAGGGATGCCGGCTTGGACGTCGTCGGAGCGGGTCGAAGCCGTTCCGAAGCTTCTTTGCCCCTGATAAAACAAATTGGTACTCAGCAGGTAGCCTTTCTGAACTACTGTGAAAAAGAGTTTAGCATAGCAGATGACTGTCAAGCTGGCGCAAACCGCTTTGACCTGATCGACGCCTGCCACGATCTCAGCAACTTGAGAGGCCGGGTTGATAGGATCATAGTGATTTACCATGGAGGCCTTGAATATCACCACTATCCAACCCTAGAAATGAGGAAAGCCCTCCTATTTCTTCTTGAGTATGGGGCTGATGCGATTGTGACCCATCATACCCACGCCTATAGCGGCATGGAAATACTTCAGGGAAAACCAGTGTGTTATGGGTTGGGAAACCTATTTTTCCCCGCCAAGGGCAAAACAAACACGAGCTGGTTAACAGGCACAATTGCTGGGTTAACGATTGAATATGAGCGGGTTGAATGTGCGTTGCTGGTAACAGGAATGGATAACGATATGCAAGGCGTTGATTTGCTTTCTCATGGCAACTATGACAAAGTTATGGATCATTTGGCCAAATTGAGTGGCGACATTGCTAATGGGACTTTGGAAAAATACTGGAGCGGCATGTATAACTCTATGAAATATGATGTGGTCACTGGTTTTGCGGCAACCTCCAAAACAACTTTGAAGCTAAGAAAACGGCTGGGTTTGAAGATAAAGAGACTAAGTAAATACAGAACTAACATCTGGTTGAATTCCCTGCGCTGCTCCAGCCACCGGGAGAAAATGATCAGTGTCTTGGAGCTGATCCAGAGAGAACAAGAAAGGTGA
- a CDS encoding GxxExxY protein, with translation MMDSPVDSMLLSELTDRIIACFYTVYNSLGFGFLEKVYENAFVHELNKQGLKALAQYPIKVYYGGIPVGEYFADVVVEGLVIVELKAASTLANDHILQLQNYLRATNIEVGLLLNFGIKPEIRRKTYLNTDKKVIVTE, from the coding sequence ATGATGGACAGCCCCGTAGATTCCATGCTTCTTAGTGAGCTTACTGACAGGATAATTGCCTGCTTCTATACAGTTTACAATTCCTTAGGTTTTGGTTTCCTGGAGAAGGTCTATGAGAACGCCTTTGTGCATGAGTTGAATAAACAGGGTCTTAAAGCATTAGCGCAGTATCCGATTAAGGTCTACTACGGCGGGATTCCTGTTGGAGAATACTTCGCGGATGTTGTTGTCGAAGGCTTGGTCATTGTCGAACTGAAAGCGGCTTCAACCCTTGCGAATGATCATATTCTACAGCTTCAAAACTATTTGAGGGCCACCAATATTGAAGTGGGATTGCTGTTGAATTTTGGGATCAAGCCTGAAATCAGACGCAAGACCTATCTCAATACCGACAAGAAAGTGATTGTTACAGAATAA